The Mycoplasmopsis equigenitalium genome contains a region encoding:
- the rlmB gene encoding 23S rRNA (guanosine(2251)-2'-O)-methyltransferase RlmB: protein MDNNFYVVGKNSVLDAIENNYPIIEIYIDSASKKIANYGKCKVVGKEFFNAFSNLNHQGYVAKIKPPSIYEIDVIKKEKPEQILVLDHIQDVGNFGAILRSANAFKFDYVIFPKDRCAKLTPQVLKISSGGFVNTKFIQVANISAALNYLKEQGYWIYVSALEKKSVSIKKTDFTKPLVLVIGNEAKGCSLPVINQADVLVHIDMFGSVQSLNASVAAGVLMYEVTRRSNN from the coding sequence ATGGATAATAATTTTTATGTTGTCGGAAAAAATTCAGTACTAGATGCCATCGAAAATAATTATCCAATTATTGAAATTTACATTGATTCTGCAAGCAAAAAAATCGCAAATTATGGCAAATGTAAAGTAGTTGGCAAAGAGTTTTTTAATGCATTTTCTAATCTTAATCACCAAGGTTATGTAGCAAAAATTAAACCTCCATCTATTTATGAAATTGATGTAATTAAAAAAGAAAAACCTGAGCAAATTTTAGTGTTAGATCATATTCAAGATGTTGGTAATTTTGGAGCGATTTTACGTAGTGCAAATGCTTTTAAATTTGACTATGTTATTTTCCCAAAAGATCGTTGTGCAAAATTAACTCCCCAAGTTTTAAAAATTTCATCAGGCGGGTTTGTTAATACTAAATTCATACAAGTGGCAAATATATCTGCTGCCCTAAATTATTTAAAAGAACAAGGTTATTGGATTTATGTATCGGCACTAGAAAAAAAATCGGTTTCAATAAAAAAGACAGATTTTACAAAACCACTCGTTTTAGTAATCGGGAATGAGGCTAAGGGGTGTTCGTTGCCAGTAATTAATCAAGCCGATGTTTTAGTTCATATTGATATGTTTGGTAGCGTACAATCATTAAATGCCTCAGTGGCTGCTGGAGTTTTGATGTATGAAGTTACACGAAGATCAAATAACTAA
- the secE gene encoding preprotein translocase subunit SecE — protein sequence MEEQEKKIEKPKKEKKYYLRKFFKDVKMIRWPDAKQTRTSFIIVIIFSIIFVLVVLLLMTLIGLAFSGMGVN from the coding sequence ATGGAAGAACAAGAAAAAAAGATTGAAAAACCTAAAAAAGAAAAGAAGTATTATCTTCGTAAGTTTTTTAAAGATGTAAAAATGATACGATGACCAGACGCAAAACAAACACGAACTTCGTTTATTATCGTAATTATTTTTTCAATTATTTTTGTGCTTGTGGTTTTACTTTTAATGACATTAATTGGATTGGCGTTTAGCGGAATGGGAGTTAATTAA
- a CDS encoding dephospho-CoA kinase produces MIAITGLPSSGKSYLLNKLKAKGYACFSCDEFIKNIYENKDEINKLFTLLTLDQNIKDKKGVISSLILDDTKRRVIENFFYHKIYEHLSKNKYDFVEIPVLQNNDFDFRSFFNKIVFIDTNSKIRAQRTKQRYRSQKQIALIEKLARQKIKTMPDLTINGDNGVDVEEFLFLCKTNLLKNQ; encoded by the coding sequence ATGATAGCAATTACGGGTTTACCAAGCAGTGGAAAATCATATTTATTAAATAAATTAAAAGCAAAAGGATATGCTTGTTTTTCTTGTGATGAATTTATTAAAAACATTTACGAAAATAAAGATGAAATTAACAAACTTTTTACATTGCTTACACTTGATCAAAATATAAAGGATAAAAAAGGCGTTATTTCATCTTTAATTCTTGATGATACAAAACGTCGAGTAATTGAAAACTTTTTTTACCACAAAATCTATGAGCATTTAAGTAAAAATAAATACGATTTTGTTGAAATTCCCGTTTTACAAAATAACGATTTTGATTTTCGTAGTTTTTTTAACAAAATCGTTTTTATTGATACAAATTCCAAGATTCGAGCGCAACGCACAAAACAAAGATATCGCTCACAAAAACAAATTGCATTAATTGAAAAGCTTGCGAGACAAAAAATAAAAACTATGCCTGACCTCACAATCAATGGCGATAACGGCGTTGATGTCGAAGAGTTTTTGTTTTTGTGTAAAACGAATTTATTAAAAAATCAATAA
- the prfA gene encoding peptide chain release factor 1, giving the protein MKKAMYDSLLKIKDKYLQIELDLQKPEVINEISKFNVLNKELNNIRPVFLKFVEYQRYEENLKNAKLMLQEDDVELVEMAKIEIVEAEEKMPNIIEELKILLLPKDENDDKNVIMEIRGAAGGDEANIFAGDLYRMYTKWAASNGMRTSLIEQNATSSGGFSIIAFKVNGENAYSKLKFESGVHRVQRIPVTETQGRVHTSTATVTVMPEIDETIDIEINAKDLKIDTFRSSGAGGQSVNTTDSAVRITHIPTGIVVTSQEGRSQIGNKEIAMGFLKAKLYDLELQKKQAEETGYRALAGHGDRSEKIRTYNYPQDRVTDHRIGFSTSLKQVVEGKLDPIIDSLIAFEQAQRLEKSGL; this is encoded by the coding sequence ATGAAAAAAGCAATGTATGACTCACTTCTTAAAATTAAAGATAAATATTTACAAATTGAACTTGATTTGCAAAAGCCGGAAGTAATTAATGAAATTTCTAAATTTAATGTTTTAAATAAGGAACTAAATAATATCCGGCCAGTTTTTCTTAAATTTGTTGAGTACCAACGTTATGAAGAAAATTTAAAAAACGCTAAATTAATGTTACAAGAAGACGATGTTGAGCTAGTTGAAATGGCAAAGATTGAAATTGTTGAAGCTGAAGAAAAAATGCCAAATATTATCGAAGAGTTAAAAATTTTACTTTTACCAAAAGATGAAAATGATGATAAAAACGTGATTATGGAAATTCGGGGCGCCGCTGGCGGTGACGAAGCCAATATTTTTGCTGGCGACCTTTATCGTATGTATACAAAATGGGCCGCAAGTAATGGGATGCGAACATCTTTAATCGAACAAAACGCTACAAGTAGTGGGGGTTTTAGTATTATTGCTTTTAAAGTTAATGGTGAAAATGCGTATTCAAAATTAAAGTTTGAATCTGGTGTACATCGTGTGCAACGGATTCCGGTAACGGAAACGCAGGGGCGTGTGCATACATCAACTGCAACTGTTACTGTGATGCCAGAAATTGATGAAACAATTGATATTGAAATTAATGCCAAGGATTTAAAAATTGATACATTTCGTTCCTCGGGTGCTGGAGGGCAATCAGTTAACACAACCGATAGCGCTGTGCGAATTACCCATATTCCAACCGGGATTGTTGTTACTAGTCAAGAAGGTCGTAGCCAAATTGGTAACAAAGAAATTGCTATGGGCTTTTTAAAAGCCAAGTTATATGATTTAGAATTACAAAAAAAACAAGCTGAAGAAACGGGATATCGCGCCCTTGCTGGACATGGTGATCGTAGCGAAAAAATTAGAACTTACAATTATCCACAAGACCGTGTTACCGATCACCGAATCGGGTTTTCAACTTCACTTAAGCAAGTAGTAGAAGGAAAATTAGATCCAATTATTGATTCGTTAATTGCGTTTGAACAAGCACAGCGTCTAGAAAAGTCTGGTTTATAA
- a CDS encoding ATP-binding protein: MDKFQKKIIKHKEVIRQLKNVQATKFEVLEYWPIIENFYNIIVNKTYAGSGRVPLLQRDPKFNRIYLTIDFKNDSNGRKQRIIDNTSWDILNILADNDEYRNADIRKIIKATLPWQKENWNHINKFMTEGLKNKPVKDLYLYGLYGSGKTYLAHAIANEFALKNKNILIAQTLTLFQYINANQDDKFELLKRLSEVDLLVLDDLGREPANPYTSWFLLDFIYNIIVTRQLNNRPIIITTNYKQDDFKDLIENFEKKADSFGVYARIKDYLDNNTINIETDGINIRSTKK; this comes from the coding sequence ATGGATAAGTTTCAAAAGAAAATTATTAAGCACAAGGAAGTCATTCGCCAACTAAAAAATGTACAAGCAACCAAATTTGAAGTTCTTGAATACTGACCGATTATTGAGAATTTTTATAACATAATTGTAAATAAAACATACGCCGGCAGTGGTCGTGTCCCTTTGCTACAACGTGATCCCAAATTTAACAGAATCTATTTAACTATTGATTTTAAAAATGATAGCAACGGTCGTAAGCAACGAATTATCGATAATACTAGCTGAGATATCCTTAATATTTTGGCGGATAATGATGAATATCGTAATGCCGATATTCGTAAAATTATTAAAGCTACCTTGCCCTGACAAAAAGAAAACTGAAATCATATCAATAAATTTATGACTGAAGGATTAAAAAACAAACCAGTTAAAGACTTGTATCTTTATGGACTTTATGGTAGTGGAAAAACTTACTTAGCACACGCAATCGCTAATGAATTTGCACTGAAAAATAAAAACATTTTAATTGCTCAAACTTTAACTCTTTTCCAATACATTAATGCAAATCAAGATGATAAATTTGAGCTATTAAAACGCTTATCAGAAGTTGATTTACTTGTCCTTGACGACCTTGGTCGCGAACCGGCCAACCCTTATACCTCATGATTCTTGCTTGATTTTATCTATAACATTATCGTTACTCGCCAGCTTAATAACCGACCAATTATCATTACCACCAACTATAAACAAGATGATTTTAAAGACTTAATCGAAAACTTTGAGAAAAAGGCTGACTCATTTGGAGTTTATGCCAGAATTAAAGATTATCTTGATAATAACACAATAAACATCGAAACTGATGGGATTAACATTCGTAGTACAAAGAAATAA
- a CDS encoding 5'-3' exonuclease: MKNRVLLLDGNLLMFKSFFATSKPDNKYWFYNGKHVGGVRVFLNTLSSVINYLKPTHMLIAFDTDSHTFRHDSYKEYKGTRTKVDETIFQQLKYVKHFLDLLNIKRLEIQGFEADDIIASSYKLFNPNDSQIFIYSSDKDMFQMLDFSNIDIVTKNTKTKQFDHLNKDNFFAYFGIEPSQIVDYKAIAGDNSDNLPGVKGIGHKTAIKLLNEYHSFHNIFNNLNELSPSIQQKFLDSKDIAEKCKFLAQLRYDVPLNMYDFDLKLNITKVNDKDLIAEFGAENVLERFYKTW; the protein is encoded by the coding sequence ATGAAAAATAGAGTCTTACTTTTAGATGGTAATTTACTAATGTTCAAATCATTTTTTGCAACAAGTAAACCTGATAATAAATACTGATTTTATAATGGGAAACACGTGGGTGGTGTGCGTGTATTTTTAAACACGTTGTCTTCAGTTATTAATTACTTAAAACCAACCCATATGTTAATTGCTTTCGATACAGATTCACATACGTTTCGTCACGACTCTTATAAAGAATATAAAGGAACAAGAACAAAGGTTGATGAAACAATTTTTCAACAACTAAAATATGTAAAACATTTTCTTGATTTATTAAATATTAAACGTTTGGAAATTCAAGGTTTCGAAGCCGATGATATTATTGCTAGCTCGTATAAATTATTTAATCCAAACGATTCACAAATTTTTATCTATAGTAGCGATAAAGATATGTTTCAAATGCTTGATTTTAGTAACATTGATATCGTCACAAAAAATACTAAAACAAAACAATTTGACCATCTAAACAAAGATAATTTTTTCGCATATTTTGGCATTGAACCAAGTCAAATTGTTGATTACAAAGCAATTGCTGGCGATAACAGCGACAACCTTCCTGGCGTCAAAGGAATAGGACATAAAACTGCTATTAAGCTATTAAATGAATACCACTCATTCCATAATATTTTTAATAATCTAAATGAATTATCACCTTCAATTCAGCAAAAATTTTTAGATTCAAAGGATATTGCTGAGAAATGTAAGTTTTTAGCTCAACTACGCTATGATGTTCCACTTAATATGTACGATTTTGATTTGAAGCTAAATATTACAAAAGTAAATGATAAGGATTTAATTGCCGAATTCGGTGCTGAAAACGTCCTAGAAAGATTTTATAAAACATGATAG
- a CDS encoding tRNA1(Val) (adenine(37)-N6)-methyltransferase, with protein sequence MKDKLVKNSLGYDSNLYVYQDKDMFNYSVDTILLGNFVFLNKRMNNLLEIGTNNGALAIFISERNKNLQIDALELQAKACEIAKLNIKLNNKQNMIKIINDDFNDFYKNLALNQGKKYDSIVCNPPFYPLEKSVIKTKNITQEKLIATHEIHLNLEQIIIGSAKIIEQKGYLTMVLPVERLVDVMELLRKHKFEPKRIRFVCPRIYEKPKFVLIEARYMSGWGIHFLPNLYLHPEDKSNHIYNKEIADLYKPIKVKE encoded by the coding sequence ATGAAAGACAAGTTAGTAAAAAATTCACTCGGCTACGACTCGAATTTATACGTTTACCAAGACAAAGATATGTTCAATTACTCAGTAGACACGATTCTACTAGGTAATTTTGTTTTTTTAAACAAACGGATGAATAACTTACTAGAAATAGGCACTAATAATGGCGCACTGGCAATTTTTATTTCCGAACGAAATAAAAATTTGCAAATTGATGCGCTCGAATTACAAGCAAAAGCTTGTGAAATTGCTAAGCTAAATATTAAGCTTAACAACAAGCAAAATATGATTAAAATAATCAATGATGATTTTAATGATTTCTATAAAAATCTTGCCCTCAATCAAGGCAAAAAATACGACTCGATTGTCTGCAATCCGCCTTTTTACCCGTTAGAAAAATCGGTGATCAAAACCAAAAATATAACACAAGAAAAATTAATTGCAACACATGAAATTCATTTAAATCTTGAACAAATAATTATAGGTAGCGCCAAAATCATCGAGCAAAAAGGCTACTTAACAATGGTTCTGCCTGTTGAACGACTTGTTGATGTAATGGAATTGCTACGCAAACATAAATTCGAACCAAAACGAATTCGTTTTGTTTGCCCGCGAATTTATGAAAAACCCAAATTCGTTTTAATTGAAGCTCGTTATATGTCTGGATGAGGAATACATTTTCTACCTAATTTATATCTTCATCCTGAAGATAAAAGTAATCATATATATAATAAAGAAATTGCTGATTTATACAAACCAATCAAAGTAAAGGAATAA
- the dnaE gene encoding DNA polymerase III subunit alpha: MKQITNLHTNTEYSFLESTIRVDDLINFALKHELKQLAVTEHNNLFSFGNFVDKCIKNNIEPIVGIDLDVENYRVILLPKSKRGFEFIKTLSYRKSLDETIKFSELNSNEVFYLDHPVFGFFKKHHSIPNVKHQELYFYDANDKQDPHAIVLKENITLRQGDNLVLSVLRQIKGLSKTHKGTEFNIKSDYDLAVIKRTNEIANQCAYKKVKHKFDLPEFKNKQNLPSFDYLKMVTLQKFTELKKEFPNFEVAKQRLFHELQVIRDLNFSDYFLIIHDLIDWAHTQNIEIGPGRGSAAGSLVSYLLGITKINPLEYGLLFERFLNKDRVTMPDIDIDIQDNRRNEVLEYLKQKYGYEHFALITTFQTLGVKSSIRDVARIMEVDLSQVNLVTATIKANSTFADIERNNKLKLTIKQFSNIEQWEKILEIVQDLENRPRQISTHAAGIVLSKKPIIDSTPVWVNATINTYLQTQLSMEYLEDFALIKIDLLGLKNLTIINQIEEYLKQNNIENKFDVRRDDPRTFSLLNKGLTLGIFQLESHGMRQTLKNVNVTKFSDIYDVISLFRPGPMQNIPKYIENRNNREITSISPQYDEILKSTYGIIVYQEQIMEICQKIANMSLQEADLFRRAISKKKIDELQTLKEKFVNGAIKNHYNKETAIDIYNQIEHFADYGFNKSHAVCYAYIAYKLAYYKSRYPLYFYASLINSFIGSQEKVNMCIDELKASGIKINSPIITHLDDYVLIKDNELTLPIKYINGLGSAASEKLKASLNPKTDFANFWTFINAFTNANIGASNLQKLIESNTLRIFGNVKTLENALEAFESEIAEKDPRSRFHANEKGSNGYYEVGDMLEKIVVFKKVEEDWDMFAKYQQKYFKYVFESKTNKESFKYKNDIYVNDMNPNIFYRIIIRIERIKSINKNEALKLVDFNDGMAISQLWLNSHNPIFDEVEVGKYFEVEMAMSNKGNLRITKKLGDR, translated from the coding sequence ATGAAGCAAATTACCAACCTGCACACTAACACCGAATATAGTTTTTTAGAATCAACAATTAGAGTTGATGACCTAATTAATTTTGCCTTAAAACATGAGCTAAAACAACTTGCCGTGACAGAACATAATAATCTCTTTTCATTCGGTAATTTTGTTGATAAGTGTATCAAAAATAATATTGAACCAATAGTTGGTATCGACCTTGATGTTGAAAATTACCGAGTTATTCTTTTGCCAAAATCAAAAAGAGGCTTTGAATTTATTAAGACTTTAAGCTATCGAAAATCACTTGATGAAACCATCAAATTTAGCGAGCTTAATTCAAATGAAGTTTTTTACTTAGATCATCCTGTGTTTGGATTTTTTAAAAAACACCACAGCATTCCAAATGTCAAGCACCAAGAATTATATTTTTACGATGCTAATGACAAGCAAGATCCGCATGCCATTGTTTTAAAAGAAAACATCACTCTAAGACAAGGTGATAATCTTGTATTAAGTGTTCTGCGTCAAATCAAAGGTCTTAGCAAAACGCATAAAGGAACTGAATTTAATATTAAATCAGACTATGATCTTGCAGTTATTAAACGAACTAACGAAATTGCTAATCAGTGTGCATATAAAAAGGTAAAGCATAAATTTGATTTACCAGAATTTAAAAATAAACAAAACTTACCAAGCTTTGATTATTTAAAAATGGTTACCTTACAAAAGTTCACTGAACTTAAGAAAGAATTTCCTAATTTTGAAGTTGCAAAACAACGGCTTTTTCATGAATTACAGGTTATTCGTGACTTAAACTTTTCTGATTATTTTTTAATTATTCACGACTTAATTGATTGGGCGCATACACAAAATATCGAGATAGGACCAGGTCGGGGATCGGCTGCTGGTTCACTTGTATCTTATTTATTAGGAATAACTAAAATTAATCCACTTGAATATGGTTTACTTTTTGAGCGTTTCCTTAACAAGGACCGGGTAACAATGCCCGACATCGATATCGATATTCAAGATAACCGGCGTAATGAAGTCCTTGAATATTTAAAACAAAAATATGGATATGAGCATTTTGCATTAATCACAACTTTTCAAACATTAGGCGTTAAGTCATCGATTCGTGATGTAGCACGAATTATGGAAGTTGATTTATCACAAGTTAACCTCGTAACAGCAACAATTAAAGCAAACTCAACGTTTGCTGATATCGAACGAAATAATAAATTAAAATTAACAATTAAGCAATTTTCAAACATTGAACAATGAGAAAAAATTTTAGAAATTGTTCAAGATTTAGAAAATCGACCACGGCAAATTTCAACACACGCTGCGGGAATTGTTTTGAGTAAAAAACCAATTATAGACAGCACTCCAGTTTGGGTTAATGCCACCATCAATACCTATTTGCAAACCCAATTAAGTATGGAGTATCTGGAAGATTTTGCACTAATTAAAATTGACCTTTTAGGTCTTAAAAATCTAACAATCATTAACCAAATTGAAGAATATTTAAAACAAAACAATATTGAAAATAAATTCGATGTTAGAAGGGATGATCCCCGCACCTTTTCGTTACTAAATAAAGGTTTAACTCTTGGTATTTTTCAACTTGAAAGTCATGGAATGCGACAAACATTAAAAAATGTTAATGTTACAAAGTTTAGTGATATTTACGATGTTATTTCACTTTTTAGACCAGGGCCAATGCAAAATATTCCCAAATATATAGAAAACCGCAACAACCGCGAGATTACATCAATTAGTCCACAGTACGACGAAATTTTAAAATCAACTTACGGCATTATTGTTTACCAAGAACAAATTATGGAAATTTGTCAAAAAATTGCCAATATGAGTTTACAAGAAGCTGATTTATTTCGTCGCGCGATTAGCAAAAAGAAAATTGATGAGTTACAAACACTAAAAGAAAAATTTGTTAACGGCGCCATTAAAAATCACTACAACAAAGAAACCGCAATCGATATCTATAACCAAATTGAACACTTTGCTGATTATGGATTTAATAAATCGCACGCGGTATGCTACGCATACATTGCATATAAATTAGCTTATTATAAATCAAGATACCCGCTTTATTTTTATGCAAGTTTAATTAATTCTTTCATTGGTTCACAAGAAAAAGTCAATATGTGTATCGATGAATTAAAGGCTTCGGGAATAAAGATTAACTCCCCAATTATTACTCATTTAGATGACTATGTCTTAATTAAAGATAATGAGCTAACTTTACCAATCAAATATATAAATGGATTGGGTAGCGCAGCTAGCGAAAAGCTAAAAGCTTCCTTAAATCCTAAAACTGATTTTGCAAATTTTTGAACCTTTATCAACGCATTTACTAATGCTAATATTGGCGCAAGCAATTTACAAAAATTAATCGAATCCAACACATTACGAATCTTTGGAAATGTAAAAACACTAGAAAATGCATTGGAAGCATTTGAAAGCGAAATAGCTGAAAAAGATCCGCGTTCAAGATTCCATGCCAACGAAAAAGGATCAAATGGTTATTACGAAGTTGGCGATATGCTTGAAAAAATAGTTGTTTTTAAAAAAGTTGAAGAAGATTGGGATATGTTTGCAAAATACCAACAAAAGTATTTTAAATATGTCTTCGAAAGCAAAACTAATAAGGAATCTTTTAAATATAAAAATGACATTTATGTCAATGATATGAATCCAAACATTTTTTACCGAATTATTATTAGAATCGAAAGAATCAAAAGCATCAATAAAAATGAAGCTTTAAAATTAGTTGATTTTAATGACGGGATGGCGATTTCGCAACTTTGACTTAATTCACATAACCCAATCTTTGACGAAGTTGAAGTAGGTAAGTATTTCGAAGTTGAAATGGCGATGTCAAATAAAGGTAATTTACGCATAACAAAAAAACTGGGTGATCGATAA
- the rpmG gene encoding 50S ribosomal protein L33 gives MSKKKIPLACEVCKIRNYTTFKTTNDRLEIKKFCKQCNMHTIHKEEK, from the coding sequence ATGTCAAAAAAGAAAATACCACTTGCATGTGAAGTATGTAAAATCAGAAATTACACGACATTTAAAACTACAAATGATCGTTTAGAAATTAAAAAATTTTGTAAACAATGCAATATGCATACAATTCACAAGGAAGAAAAATAA
- the nusG gene encoding transcription termination/antitermination protein NusG yields METQWYMVSTMTGKEDKVYESLQNRIVSEGIDDVIEAIHIFKEPRITKKELEKRDRGEEYKVKMANMYSGYIFIKMEMTDKAWFVIRNTQYVTGLIGSSGKGAKPTPVSPKEMERMFNKEREINDNFAKGIITSPFIVGAYVEIISGPFEGQQMKITKCDNVLKKVTGNVEIFGKLQPQEFDFSQIKLTE; encoded by the coding sequence ATGGAAACACAATGATATATGGTTTCGACAATGACTGGAAAAGAAGATAAAGTTTACGAGTCGTTGCAAAACAGAATTGTTTCAGAGGGGATTGATGATGTTATTGAAGCAATTCATATTTTTAAAGAACCAAGAATAACTAAAAAAGAGTTAGAAAAACGTGATCGTGGTGAAGAATACAAGGTAAAAATGGCAAACATGTATAGCGGTTACATTTTTATTAAAATGGAAATGACTGATAAAGCTTGATTTGTTATTAGAAATACTCAGTACGTAACTGGTTTGATTGGTTCGAGCGGTAAAGGGGCAAAACCAACTCCTGTTTCACCTAAAGAAATGGAACGTATGTTCAATAAAGAAAGAGAAATTAATGATAATTTTGCTAAAGGAATTATCACTTCGCCTTTTATTGTTGGAGCATATGTTGAAATTATCTCTGGCCCATTTGAAGGTCAACAAATGAAAATTACTAAGTGTGATAACGTTTTAAAAAAGGTGACTGGAAATGTTGAAATTTTTGGAAAACTCCAGCCACAAGAATTTGATTTTTCGCAAATCAAATTAACCGAGTAG
- the cysS gene encoding cysteine--tRNA ligase, which translates to MKKIYVCGPTVYSNVHIGNLRPIISFDFVLKAYQYLDIEYEFVHNITDIDDKIINRAIEENTTEEKISKKYAFSYLKLLKKLHISTITKIEKVTRNMDVLIDFIRNLVYNGFAYQVADGVLYNTALNKTYGSLSNVKAEFMKENEEASEFKTNPQDFYLWKNTTKGIKYQSPWGKGRPGWHTECCALVYKNFGPESIDIHGGGIDLIFPHHENENAQFYSLFKQNLAKEWKYSGQININKVKMSKSLGNIITAADFIKKYGADFFRIFILNHNFSSEINVSDETIKNAEAMLKKYKRVYHKFAIKKPDALNEDKVKKVMEYLANFDFHHALFEIDNLIKDVNKNIEVDENISSLAKIFDVLKFDFIENHFKENIEEIYWNYQEKIKNKDFKRADKIREKLLEKGWI; encoded by the coding sequence ATGAAGAAAATTTATGTGTGCGGACCAACAGTTTATTCAAATGTGCATATTGGTAATCTACGACCAATCATTTCTTTTGATTTTGTATTAAAAGCGTACCAGTATCTTGATATTGAATATGAATTTGTTCATAATATTACTGATATCGACGACAAAATTATTAATCGCGCTATTGAGGAAAATACTACTGAAGAAAAAATTAGTAAAAAGTATGCCTTTAGCTATTTAAAATTACTTAAAAAACTACATATTTCTACAATTACAAAAATAGAAAAAGTTACAAGAAATATGGATGTTTTGATTGATTTTATTCGTAATCTTGTTTATAACGGCTTTGCTTATCAGGTTGCTGATGGGGTTCTTTATAATACTGCATTAAATAAAACTTATGGTTCACTTTCAAATGTTAAGGCCGAATTTATGAAAGAAAATGAAGAGGCTAGCGAATTTAAGACTAATCCACAAGACTTTTATCTTTGAAAAAATACAACAAAAGGAATTAAATATCAATCTCCTTGAGGAAAGGGTCGCCCTGGTTGACACACAGAGTGTTGTGCTTTAGTATACAAAAATTTTGGCCCAGAATCAATTGATATCCATGGTGGTGGAATTGATTTAATTTTCCCGCATCATGAGAACGAAAACGCTCAATTTTACAGTTTATTTAAGCAAAACTTAGCTAAAGAATGAAAATATTCCGGCCAAATAAATATTAATAAAGTTAAGATGTCTAAGTCGCTTGGAAACATTATTACGGCAGCAGATTTTATAAAAAAATATGGGGCAGATTTTTTTCGGATTTTCATCTTAAATCATAATTTTTCTTCTGAAATTAATGTTAGTGATGAGACTATTAAAAACGCTGAGGCAATGCTGAAAAAATACAAAAGAGTTTATCATAAATTTGCAATTAAAAAACCCGATGCTTTAAATGAAGATAAAGTTAAGAAAGTAATGGAATATTTAGCAAATTTTGACTTTCATCACGCTTTATTTGAAATCGATAATCTTATCAAAGATGTTAATAAAAATATAGAAGTCGACGAGAATATTAGTAGTTTAGCAAAAATTTTTGATGTTTTAAAATTTGATTTTATTGAAAATCATTTTAAAGAAAATATTGAAGAAATTTATTGAAATTATCAAGAAAAAATAAAAAATAAGGATTTTAAAAGAGCGGATAAAATTCGAGAAAAATTATTGGAAAAAGGGTGAATATAA